The stretch of DNA CGACGTGGACCCGGACGAAGCCGCGGAGTCGGCGGACTGGAACGCACAGGCTCGGACGGCGATCAACGCTTACCAACCGTGGGACGACGACGGCGGCATGAGCTATCGGGAAATCAGCAAGGACGGGCGCGGACTCGTGGACTACGGGAAGGGCTGGGTAGCCGACAGAGTGCGCGAGTGGCGCGATGGACAGCACCGGGAGCTTGTGTCGGAACCCGTGGACAGCGGGGAAGGTGGTTCTGCATGAGGGCGTCGGTGTCCGCGGTGTCCGTCCACGGGCACACCCCCCACCGCCCATACCTATCTATTGACGGGTGCGCTGGGCGCGGGTGCGCCGGACATACGGGGGGACCGACCCGCGGTTTTGGTCGAAAACTGCCGATCGCGCGAGAAGGGCCGTGGTCATGGGTCAAAAGCCGGGGTGTTCGGGGGTGAATCGCTCGAGCAACGCTGCTCGGTACGGGTCGCTCGCGGAGAAGTGGGCCGCGGATCGCTACGGCTTGGAGCTCGAGCGCGACGACTGGCACGACGCCCGGCGGGGCGATCGTCCGGGCGACGTGAAAGCGGCGATGGACTCGAGAAACGCAACTCGGTTCCGGCTGTGGGAGGCGCAGCATCGGAAGCTTCGGCGGGAGGACGGGTTCTATGCGTTCGTGCTGTATCGGCCGGTCGGTCGGGGGATCGACGTGCTCCGCTCGAGGACGATAGCGGCGCGATCGCTTCGCGTTCGGTTCGGCGGCGCGGGCGATCACCCGAAGGGGAATCAAGCGAAGATACCTCCCGCGCGGATCTTCTCGTAGGGGTCCAAAATTTTTCGCGCGCCCACAGGGGGCGGGCGGCGCTTCGCGCCTTGGCTTCGCCTGCGGCGCGGCGCTGTACGGCGGTGGTCCCTTGGATTGGTGGCCTTAGCCACACGCCTAAGGGAGAACCGAACCCCCCGGGTTTGGTTCGACCCGCGGCCGCCGGCCGCAGCGCCGGCTCGGAAGGGCCGCAAATCTCCACCTGAAAACAAGGTCCGGGCGGAAACGGCCGAATATCGGCCGATATAGGGGGTGTTTGAGAGAGTTGCCACTACTCCGGACGGACCGCGTACCGGCCCGTCCGGAGGGGACTACGCTACCTGAGGATCGCGGAGGCGGGGAGGCTCCGGCGACCGCGATCCTCCTCGCGCCAGCGAACGGTCGCGTTCGCGAACGCCTCACGGTCGCGACCGGACTCGAGCCAACGCTTCAAACCCTCACGGAGCTCCCAGCGAACACCACGGAGCGGATCACCGGGGCGGCGGCGGTCGCTGTCGATCTCACCCAGCCGGATCGCCTCGATCGCCTCGCCGCGGTTGTCCACGTCGACGCCGTGCTTCGCGCACCACGTCATCAGCGCGGAGGTGGCGTCAGACAGCCCACGCTCGGCCGAGAGGAGCGCCTGCCCGGCGGCTTCGGTAACGCTGCGGCTTGCCTCCCGGAACTGCTGAACGGCGTCGTGAACCATCTCCGCGACGTGTGGAGACCGGAGCGAAACGCTGCCGTACTCGCGCTCAACCATGTCGTCGATCCGCCGGAGCGCACGCCGGACCGATCCGACGTGGCGGCTGTGCTCCTCGGCGATGTCGGCCGGGCTCACTTTCCCGCCGTCCGTCACCAGCGTCCCGAGGGCTTCTTCTTCGACTTCGGACAGCCCGCCGTTGGCCATCAACTGCCGGATCACGATGCTCTCCTGCTCGTTCCGAATCCGGGTGAGGTTCAGCTTCGGCGGCTGCTCGCTCTCCTCGAGCTCGGTGAGGTCGGCGTCGAAGTACGCATCCTCGACGAACGGCCCACCGCCAGCGCCCGGGGTCATGGTCACGCCAGCATCCTCGAGCACGGCGCGGAGCGTCCGGTCGAGCTCGCGTTCAAGGTCCGCGAGTTCGTCGGGGGTGACACCGACCGACCCGTCCCATCGGCTCACCTGATAGCTCACGCCGAGCTTCGGGTGGCGGAGAGGGTCGTCTTTCGACCGCGACAGCGCCTCTCGGGCGTAGTAGTGCTTGATCTCGACGGGAACGGTGTGCTCGGGAAACGCCTCACGAACTCGCGAGGGGCCGAGCGTGACGGTGTGATAGTAGCCGGGGAGGTTCTCGCCGTGGTCGTTATCGTCGTTCTGAACGACCTTCCGGTACCCGGAACGGTCGTTCTCGAGGAGGTGGCCCATCTGGGCGATCGGGCCGTCCCGAGCGTGGATCGGACCGCTGGCGTCGCAGTGAACTCGAACGTACCGCTCGCCGTCGCGGACCGTACTCGAGTCGTGGGGGTCGCGGAAGTGGCCGGGATTCAGCCCCAGCGCGGTGGCCGCGCCGCGGAGGAGCGGCTGATACCGCTGTGCGTCGACGTTCGACCCGGAGAGCACGACGTTCACGCCCTCGCGAAACGGCACGTCCAGCTTCCGGCGGCTGCCGTCGGACTGCTCGACGCGCATACCGTCCCAGCGCGGGCGGATGTGGGCATTCAGCTTCTGCTCGCCCACCGGATCCTCCTCGCCGTGGCGCTGGATCGCGATCCGGTGCTCACGAACGCCGTCGAACTCCCACGCGGTCCCGGTCGGCAGTACGTCGCCGGGGTCGCAGATTCCGGACTCTTGGTAGTAGAGTTTCGCCGTCCACCGCTCGCCGCTGGCGGTGAACTCCGTGACCCGTGACCCGCCGGACTGATCGACGATCCGGGCAGCGCCGAAGTGTGCCTCGAGCGAGCCGGCGTAGTTGAGCTGTAGAGCGAACTCGTGCCACGCGGGTTCGGTCGACTTCACGCGAGCACCACCCCGACCACGTAGCTGTTGATCGAGACGACGGCCGCACCCCAAACCGCGAGCGTCGCGGGGACGACAGCGCGGAACTGCTCCGGCGAGCACGCCCACAGGAGGCCGACCAAGCCGAGTACGGTCGCTTTCAGCAGCAGCATCGCCGGCCACAGCCCAAGCGCGCCGATCGCCGCCAGCGCTACCGGGTTCGACTCGACGGCGCCGATATTGAGACCGACCGCGGTGGTCGCTACGTCGCCGAGCACGAACAGAGCGACCGCGGCCAGCCACGCCCACCGATCGCGACGGTCGACGCCGAGGGATCGGTGTAGTCCGGCGGTGTCTCGATCACTCGGCACGAGGACCACCTCCGGCTTCTTCGACGGCGGGAGCCAGCGACGTAAGCGACCACGGGAGCCGCGACATGGTGCCCTCGGTCCGGTCGACACTCAGCCAGCGATCGGCGAGCAGCGAGTCCACGACCGTCGCCGGCGCGATCGCGACGGCGAGCACGCGGCGAGCTGCCGCGGTCCCGTCGTCGTCGTAGACCGCGAGCGCGTAGTAGCCCCCGCGATCCAGTAGAACGCTGTGCTGGCCGTCGTCGCGACCCTTGAAGTTCCACCGTCCGGACCGACTCCGCGACCCGTCGGAGGTGCGCCGCTTGCACGCCTTGATCTCGAGGTGGCTGCCGTGCTCCACCAGAGGCACCCCGGCGAAGACGACCGAAAACGGCGCGTCGACGGTCGCGGGGGCGAGCAGCCCGGACACCTCGGCGTCGTGGTGGGCGTCGCCGTGAGTGACCGCCTCGAGCGGGAGCGCGTCGCAGATCAACCGCTCCACGTCGGTCCCGATCGCTTTCGCCGCGGCGAGTGGCGGCGAGTCGGTGGACATCTAGATCACCTCCTCGGCGTTCTTCGCTTCGCGGATCCCTGCCTCGAGCACCTCGGCGTCCGGCTCTTCGCCGTTGGCGGCGTCGTGGAGCTCGAGCCGAGCGGCGCGGACGAACACCACGGAGTCGGCGATCCCGTCGAGCCGGCTCACGGTGTTGTGCCACTCGACGGTCCCGCAGACCTTGCACGCCTGCTGGAACGATCCGATGTTTCGCGGGTCGTGGACGGGCTCGTTCTTGACGTGAACCTCACCGCACCCACAGCATACGGCGTCGACGGGAACACGAACCTTCGAGTAGCCGTCCGGGTCGATCGGCAGCGCGCCGCGGAAGAAGCTGCGGGCGCGGGCGAGAGCCGGCTGCTCGCTTTCGAGGCTCACCGGCCGCCACCTCCCGAAACACCGCCGTCAGTAGCCGCGACCCGCGGCCCGCGGTTCCGAAACTCCTGCTCGGCCGGGTCCGGGTAGTCGACGCTGACGCCCGCGGCGCTGCCCGCTTGGACCCGCGGGCGGCTGTCGCAGGAGAGGCAGCGGTGGGCGACGTTCTGCTCGTCGCCGAAGGTGCGCCGGAAGTCGGTACTGACGTGAGCGCCGCAGAATCGGCAGTCCGAATGGGACGCCTCGTATTCGAGAGGCGTCATAGCGACCCCCGTTCGGCCGCCGTCGGGCGGCACTTCCGCTGTGCCCCATGGAACGTCTCGGAAAAGTGATGGGACCGCCGAGATTCGAACTCAGGTCCTACCGACCCCATCGGCAGAGGATACCACTACCCTACGGTCCCGCACGTAGAGACAGCGCCGTCCGGCAGTTAAGCACTTCGCTTCGTTCCCTCCGCCGCGGGAACCCTACTCCGCGTCCCGCGGCGCCACCAGCGCGCCGTCGTCCCGAACCGCCATACTGAGCACCGCGTCGCCCTCGTAGGCCGCCAGCCCCTCTTTGCGACCGAGCACGTAGCCGTCGTGCTCGGCCTCGACCGTGTCCAGTTGTTCGCCGGCCGCGCTCACCACGTCCGCGACGACCTCGCCCGCCTCGACGGCGTCGCCGGCCTCGACACGGTGGCGCAGGAGCCCGGCCGTCTCCATCCGGGGGCCGCGGAACCGCCGCACCGGGAAGTCGACGGGCGCCTCGTACACCCCGGGCTCCCCGACCGCCTCCGGCCACGCCTCGAGCATCCCGAGTTCGTCCATCACGCCGTAGGCGGCGGCGACGCCCGCCGCCCGGGCCGACTCGGTGACGACGCTGTGCCCGCCGAGCTCGGTCGTGAACGCCGGGATGCCGGCGCCGTTACAGACCGCGCCGGCTGTCGAGCGCTGGAGCCCCTTGTCGACGTACTCTTCGGCGGGGTACTCCGTCACCACCGGCAGCCCCGTCGCCTCAACGAGCGCTTCGAGCTCGTCCGCCAGCGCCTCGGCTTCGGCCTCAGTCCGGCGCTCACCGAACAGCACGCGGTCCCGGATCACGAACGGCTGGGAGTTCACGCTCGCAGTGTGGTTGTCGATCAGCGCGTCCGCGGAGCCGACGATCGTGTCGTAGAGGCGCTCGTCGATCCGTTCCTGCACCTCCGGTGGCGTCGAGGACTCGCTCTCGGGGTCGGGGAACTTCCGGTTCGGGTCGTCGTCGCCGTAGTAGGAGGTCCGTGCGTTCCGGCGCAGCCCCGCGGGGTTGATCACCGGGACGGCGACGACCGCGCCCGAGATGCGCTGGGGCAGGTCCTCGCGCATGGTGTCCTGCGTGACCGCGACGCCGGTGGCCTCGTCGCCGTGGACGCCGCCGGTGATCCACAGCGTCGGCCCCTCTTCTGCTCCGTTCGCGACGATCACGGGCAGTCGCTCGGGGACTCCGGTCGGGAGGTCGGTGAGTTCGAGGTGGCCGCGTGCCAGTTCGCCGGGCGCCGCGCTCGCGGTGCCGATGTCCATGCCCGGCGTCCGGCGCGCGCGAGCAAGAAGCTACGGTCCGGGCCGGGAGCTTGCCGGGACTCTCAGACCAGCACGCGTTCGAGCGACACCACTTCCCCCGACTCGGCCGCGGGGTCGCCGACCAGCTTTCCGAGACAGACCGCGCTGCCGTCGGGCGTGTAGCACGCGAGCAGGTCGTCGTCGCCGGGGTCGAGGGCGGCCGCGGCGTCGTCGGTCCCGACGACGCCCGGCGCGTAGACGGGCGCGCCGTCGGCGACCGAGGTGGCCGCGCTGCGGGCGATCGTGATCGCGGGCAGGTGTTCCATCGCGCGCTCGGCGGGAGAGACAACCTCACGGAGGAACGCTTCGTGATCGTCTTCGCGCGCCCACGCGAGCCCGTCCGCGAGGTCGTGGAGCGTCCGGAGGTCGGTGTCGTCGAACGGGCCGGTCGCGGTGCGGCGGAGGTCGCCCATGTGTCCGCCGGTGCCCAGTGCCAGTCCGAGGTCGTGACAGAGCTTCCGGATGTACGTGCCGCTCTCACAGCGAACCCGGAGGAGCGCCTGTCGGTCGTCCAGCTCCAGCAGGTCGAGCTCGTAGATCTCTCGGGATCGCAGCCGGCGAGCGACCGCACTCTTTCGGGGCGGCTTCTGGTAGATCTCGGTCTCGAACTCCGCGAGGGTAGCCTCGATGTCCGTCGGCGGGAGCCCGTGGAGTTCGAGGACCGCGATGTACTCCTTCCCGCCTTCGAGGAACACGGGTGCGAGCCGGGTCGCGTCGCCGAGCATCGTCGGCAGACAGCCCGTCACTTTCGGGTCGAGCGTGCCCGCGTGGGCCGCCCGGTCGACGCCCGCGAGGTCCCGGACCCACGCCGCCACCTGGTGGGCCGAGGGGCCGGCGGGCTTGTCGAGGTTGACGACGCCGAAGGAGAGCAGGTCCTCGACGGCGCGCTCGCCCGGCGGATCGCGGAGCGGGTCGGTCACAGTCAGAACTCGTAGCGGACGCCCTCGACGGGCTCTTTCCCCTCGTCCTGTTCGGGGTCGTAGCGCTCGATCGCGGCGGTGAGCATGTCGGGGACGACCGCCTCCCCCCAGCGCGCGGTGTTGATCGCGGCGTCGTAGATCGAGAGGTCGTGGATGTCGATGTCGTAGAGGTCGGCGTAGCGCTTGGCCTCACTCCGCTCGCGGCGCTCGGTCGTCGCGCGGGCCTCGGCGACGGTCTTGTCCTCGCGGTCGGCGATGCGCTCGGCGCGGACGGAAAGCGGGGCGTCGAGCCAGAACCGCAGATCCGCGTGTTCGGCCGCGAGCCAGCCCGCGAGCCGAGACTCGAGCAGCACGTCGTCCCGGGAGGCGGCGATGGTGCGCAGCCGCCGGTCGAGATCCTTGTCGATCTGCTCCTCCTCCTCAGCGAGCTCGTTGAACTCGACGGTGGTGTGGCCCCGCTCGTCGGCGAGCTGGCGGAAGATGTCGCCGCCGGAGATGTGTTCGAGGTCGAAGCGCTCGGCGAGGAGTTCGGCGTTCGTGCTCTTCCCGCTGCCCGGCGGGCCGGAGACGGTGAGTAACATAGCGCTACTCGCGCGTAGAGGGGCAAAATCGTTGCCGTTCGCGCTCGTCGTCGTGGGAGGCAGTCACGCGCCGTCAGCGCTTTCCGCCGCGCCGCCGACCGGCGAGTATGGAGGTTCCCGACTCCGTCTCGACCGCCCTCGCCGACCGCGATATCGCCGGGAAGCGCTGCCTCGAAGCCGGTGCGGGCGTCGGCAACGCGACCGCCGGGCTGCTCGACGCCGGCGCCGCGCACGTCTCCGCGATCACGGACCGCGCGGACCACGCCGACGGCGTCCGCGAGCGGTTCGCGGGCGACGACTGCGTGGAACTGATCGAGGCTGACCTGCGGGAGATCCCGCTTCCGGACGATGCCGTCGACGTGATCACCTGCCACGCGCTGTTCAACGTCCTCGCGAACGACGCCGCGGCGCCGATCGCCGCCGAACTCACTCGCGTCGCCGCGCCGGGCGCGACGCTGGTCGTCGACGACTACGACCCGATGCCGCCCGAATCCCCGGTCCGACAGCTGTTCGCCGTCGAGAACGCCGCGGCCGAGCTGGCGAACGCCCGCGCGGCGCTGACGTTCTACCCCGCGGACGGCTTGCGTCGGCTGTTCGGCGGGCACGGCTGGACGCACGACCGCACGCGGGCGATCCTCGAACCGGTGCCGTGGACCGAGGGCCACCTCACGGCGCACACCGCGGAGGTCCGCGGACACGCCGAGTCGCTGCCCGAGTCGCTCGGCCAGCAGTTGATCACCGAGGCCGAACGGTTGGCGAAGACCACGGGTAGCAGCGACGAGGGACGGATGTACAGCGTCGCGATGGCGCTGCCCGAGTCGCTCGCCGGCGAAACGCCGACATCGCTCCGGGAAGGATTTCGCGTGTGACTCCCGCCACCCGACGGGCACTCGGTACCGCACCCGTGCTGTTCGGCGTCGCCGAGGCGGCGACGATGCTTCTGGGCCGGTCGATCCTGTGGCGGATCGTCTGCGGGAGAGGCCCAGCAAGCGCGGTTTCGGACTGTCTCGTTCCGGGCGTGGTTCGGGGCGCGGCCCTGCTCGCCGCAGTCGGCGGTGTCGCGCTCCTCACACTCGACTCGTGACGCGTGTGGGCCCCTTTTTCACCACGGGCGCGTAATCCCCGCCAATGAGTACCGACCGGAAGCAGTCCGGCTTCAAGCAGCGAACCCGGGTCGACGACGCGCTCGCCGCGCTCAGAGACGCCCTCGACCCCCACGGCCGTGCGGAGGAGGTCCCGCTCGCCGAGGCCGACGGACGCACGCTCGCGGCGACGATGGCCGCGCCCGCGAGCGTCCCCTCGGCGCCGGAGGCGGCGATGGACGGCTACGCGGTCCGGGCCGGCGACACGTTCGGCGCCTCGGACCGCTCGCCCGAGGTCCTGCGCGAAGTCGACGAGGAACCGACAGAAGGCACCGTGGGACCCGGCGAAGCCATCCGGGTCCACACCGGAAGCGCGCTCCCGGCGGGCGCCGACGCCGTGGTGATGATCGAGCAGGTCGAACCGATCGCCGACGAGGTCGAAATGTTCGACGCCGTCGCCGAGGGGGAGAACGTCGCCGCCGCCGGCGAGGACGTCGAGGAAGGCCAGCACCTCTACGACCCCGGTCACGTCCTGCGGCCCTCGGATCTGGGGTTGCTGAAGTCCGTCGGCGTCACCGAGGTCCCGGTGTTCGAGAAGCCCGAAGTGACGGTGATCCCGACCGGCGACGAGCTCGTCCAAGCCGACCCGGGCCCGGGCGAGACGATCGAGACGAACGGGCTCACTGTCGCGCGGTTCGTCGAGCGCTGGGGGGGCAACGCCACCGAACTCGACGTCGTCGAAGACGACGAGGAGGCGCTGAAGGCGGCGATCCGCTCGGGACTCGACGGCGAGCTCGTCGTCACCTCCGGGGGCTCCTCCGTGGGTGAACGCGACCTGCTGCCCGAGGTGCTGGAGGAGCTCGGCGAGATCGTCGTCCACGGCGTCGCGCTCAAGCCCGGCCACCCGTTCGGTTTCGCGGTCTGTGAGGGAACGCCCGTGCTGATGCTGCCGGGCTACCCCGTCGCGACGATCGTCAACGCCGTGCAGTTCCTGCACCCCGCGATCAAGCGCGCGATGGACGCCCCGCTGTCGCCCCATCCGACGACCGAGGCGCGCCTGGAGCGGAAGATCGCGAGCGAGCCCGGCGTGCGAACGTTCGCGCGCGTTCGACTGGAGGAGCGCCCGGACGAACCCCTGCCGGCCGCCGTCCCGACTCGGGTGTCGGGCTCGGGCGTGCTGTCGAGCGTCGCGCTCGCCGACGGCTGGGTCGTCGTCGACGAGGCCGCGGAGGGGATCGACGCCGGCGAGACCGTCGCCGTCCAGAACTGGGAGGCCCGCCAATGAGCGACCGCAAGCAGTTCCGCGACCTCACCGAGCCGGCGAAGGCCCACGAGGCCATCGCGTCGCTGGATATCGAGCCCGAGACAGAGACCGTCCCGCTCGCGGAAGCCAGGGGACGAACCCTCGCCGAACGCGTCGACGCCGACCTCGACGTGCCGGGGTTCGACCGGGCGTCGATGGACGGCTACGCGGTCCGGGCGAGCGATACGTTCGGCGCCGACGAGGCCGATCCCGCGACGCTCGATCTGACGGGGACAGTCCACGCCGGCAGCGAGCCGGACGTCGCCGTCGACGCCGGCGAGGCCGTCGAGATCTCGACCGGGGCGGTGCTGCCCGACGGCGCCGACGCGGTGGTGATGGTCGAGCGAACCGACGAGATCGGGACTGAGACCGTCGAGATCCGCACCTCGGTCGCGCCCGGGGACAACGTGATGCCCGCCGGCGCCGACATCGCCGCCGGCCAGCGCGCGCTCGGCCCCGGCACCGAACTCACGCCCCGCGAGATCGGCCTGCTCTCGGCGCTCGGCCGGGACGAGATCGAGGTCCGCGGAAAGCCGACCGTCGGCATCGTCTCGACCGGCGACGAGTTGGTCCGGCCCGGCGAGTCGCTGAACAGCGACGCCGGCCAGATCTACGACGTGAACAGCTACACGATCGCCGCCGGCGTCGAGGAGGCCGGCGGCGAGGCGGCGCTCTACCCCCACGCCGGCGACGACATGAACGCGATGGAGGACGCGCTGACGACCGCCGCCGAAGAGTGCGATCTGGTGCTCTCCTCGGGCTCGACCTCCGCCTCCGCGGTCGACGTGATCTACCGTGTGATCGAGGAACGCGGCGATCTCCTGCTCCACGGCGTCTCGGTCAAGCCCGGGAAGCCGATGCTCGTCGGCCGGCTCGCGGACAGCGCCTACGTCGGGCTGCCGGGCTACCCCGTCTCGGCGCTCACCATCTTCCGGACGTTCGTGGCGCCCGCGATCCGGCGGGCAGCCGGCGTCCCCGAGCCCAGAACGGCGACCGTCGACGGGACCCTCGCCGCGGAGGAACGCTACAGCGAGGGCCGCACACGGCTGATGCCCGTGGGCCTCGTCGAAAACGAGGCCGGCGAGACGCTGGTCTACCCCGTCGACAAGGGGTCGGGCGCGACCACCAGCCTCGTCGAGGCCGACGGGGTGGTCGAGGTCGACGCCGACACCGAGTACCTCGCCGCGGGCGAGGACGTGACGGTGACGCTGTTCTCCCCGAACGTGCGCACCCCGTCGGTGCTCGCGTTCGGCGAGGACGACCCCGCGTTCTCCCGGCTGCTCGACCGGCTGGGGTCGAGCCGGTTCCTCCCCGTCGGCTCTCGTGAGGGGCTGCGCCGCCTGCGTGACGGGCTGCCCGACGCCGCCGTCGTCGCCGGGCCGATCCGCCGGGAGGTGGAGTCGGTCGAACTCGGCGCGTGGGAGCGTGAGTGGGGGCTGATCGTGCCCGAGGGCAACCCCGACGGCGTCGAGGGGTTCGGAACGCTAGTCGACGGCGACCTGCGGCTCGTCAACCTCGACACGGCGACGGGACTCAGAGCGAGCGCCGACGCCGAACTGGAGCGACTCGCGGCCGCGCGGGACGCCGACGCCGCGGATCTCCAGTCGGCCATCGACGGCTACGGGTTCACGCTCAAGGCCCACGAGAGTCCCGCACGGCGCGTGCTCGCAGGGAAAGCCGACGCCGGGTTGGGGCTGCGTGCGACCGCCGAGAAGCTGGGGCTGGGGTTCGTCCCGGTCGATAGCCAGACAGTCCGGGTCCGGGCCAACCCCGAGCGCGTCGAAAAGCAGGGCGTACAGGACCTCGAGGCGGTGCTGTCGGGGGTCGACGGGGTGCTCGCGGCGCTGCCGGGGTTCGAACCCGCGGAGTAACGCCGTGACGTTGCTCGACCTGCTGCTCGTCGGCCTGTTCGTCGTCATCGCCGCGGCGGTCGGTCGGGAGGCGTCGCGGTTGGGGTGGAGTCCACGGTACGTGCTCGGCTCTATGCTGGTGCTCGCCGGGCTCGCGGGGACGTTCTTCCTCGACGATCTGCTGGCCGAGCCGCTGCCGGCGTGGAGCGAGTTCGTCTTCGCGGGCGCGCTGCTGGTCGGCTTCGTGCTCCAGTGGTCCGGGCGAGAGCCGGACAGCGAGCCGTGAGGGAAAGAGCTTCGACGGCGCCGACGCTGGCTCGGGTATGACCGAAACTACGCCGGCACACGTTCTCGCGCTCGGTGACTCCTACACGATCGGGACCGGCGTCGATCCGGACGAACGCTGGGTGTCGAAGCTCGCGGACCGGCTCCGGGAGGACGGCGAGTCAGTCGCCGACCCCGTCGTGATCGCCGAGAACGGCTGGACCACCGACGATCTGGACGGCGCGATCAGTGAGCACGATCCTGACGGCCCGTTCGACCTCGTGACGCTCCTGATCGGCGCCAACAACTGCTTCCAGGCGGAGCCGCCGGCGACGTTCGAGCCGAAGTTCCGGGCGATGCTCGACCGGGCACTGGGGTTCGCGCCGGATGCGGAGTCGGTCGTCGTGCTCACGGTGCCGGACTACACGCTCACCCCGGTCGGGCAAGAAAACGACCCTGCCGAGCACGCCGAGCGACTGGTTCGGTACAACGAGATCGTCCGCGAGGCGGCGCGTGCGGCGGGGACGCGGCTGGTCGACGTGGTGCCACCGTCGAAGCGCGTGGCCGACGACGGGTCGCTCGTTGCCGGCGACGATCTCCACCCCGCGCCCGCACAGCACGACCTGTGGCTGGAGCGAATCTATCCGACCGTCGGGGCGGCGCTCGATTAGTTGCCGAGGACGCGTTCGTCGAGTTCGGTGAACCGCTCGACGCGGTGGTCCGCGAGCACGCACTGGCCGCGGCGCTCGGGGCCGTGGCGTTCGACGTGGACCGCGTCGAGGCCGGCGTTCCACGCGGCGCCGACGTCGCTCGGGCCGTCGCCGGCCAGTACGCCCGCGCCGTCGGCGTGGTCCACGCCGAGACGGGTCATCGTGTGGTGGACCGGTTCGGGGTCGGGCTTCCAGCCCAGATCGTCCGAGCAGGTGACGAACGCATCGAACCGCGAGCGCAGGTCGAGCTGGTCGACGACCTCGTTCGCGAGGAACGGCGCGCAGTGGGTGACGACGCCGACCGGGACGCCGGCGGCGTCGAGCTCGTCGAGCAGCGCCGCGGCGTCGTCGTGGACGTACGTCGCCTCGGCGCGGGCGCCGGGATCCTCGGCCTCGTGTAGCGCGGGCCAGAACGTCCCCGGATCGAGCCCCAGCGACTGGAGCTTCTCGCTTCGGGGGCCGCCGAGGCCGTGCCAGAGCGTCTCGATCTCGCTGTCGGTGAACGCCCGGCCCAGCCGGTCGCCGACCGCCTCGAACACTTCGTGGCGGTAGTCGGGCTCCACGTCGACGATCGTCCCGTCGAGGTCGAGGAGCCAGAAGTCGTACGCCATGGGGAGAGAGCTAGCGGGTACGGGGGTAAGTGCTTTTCTCCCTGCTCAAACCGCCTCGGCGTCGACGACGTGTACCGACGAGCCGAGATACTGATGCAACACTTCGTCGACGCTCTCGGCGTTGAACCGCGAGAGATCGCGTTCGATCTCCGCCCGCAGCGCGTCGAGGTACGCCTCGTCGGCCCGGAGCTCCGCGAACGACAGCGACACCACCTCCACGTCGAGCCAGTCGCTCACGCTCTCGCGCAGCGGCGCTTCGTCGCCGATCTCGCCGTGCCAGAGCCGGTCGCGGAAGAACAGCCAGTCGATCCGCTCCGGGCCGGGTTCGACGCCTGGCGCGGGCGCGAACAGGCGCAGCGTCGTCTCGAAGCGGGTCGGGTCGACCGCGACGCCCTCCGTCGGGAGGCGGAACGCCGCGTCGAAGG from Halolamina sediminis encodes:
- a CDS encoding succinylglutamate desuccinylase/aspartoacylase family protein, producing MDIGTASAAPGELARGHLELTDLPTGVPERLPVIVANGAEEGPTLWITGGVHGDEATGVAVTQDTMREDLPQRISGAVVAVPVINPAGLRRNARTSYYGDDDPNRKFPDPESESSTPPEVQERIDERLYDTIVGSADALIDNHTASVNSQPFVIRDRVLFGERRTEAEAEALADELEALVEATGLPVVTEYPAEEYVDKGLQRSTAGAVCNGAGIPAFTTELGGHSVVTESARAAGVAAAYGVMDELGMLEAWPEAVGEPGVYEAPVDFPVRRFRGPRMETAGLLRHRVEAGDAVEAGEVVADVVSAAGEQLDTVEAEHDGYVLGRKEGLAAYEGDAVLSMAVRDDGALVAPRDAE
- the cmk gene encoding (d)CMP kinase — encoded protein: MLLTVSGPPGSGKSTNAELLAERFDLEHISGGDIFRQLADERGHTTVEFNELAEEEEQIDKDLDRRLRTIAASRDDVLLESRLAGWLAAEHADLRFWLDAPLSVRAERIADREDKTVAEARATTERRERSEAKRYADLYDIDIHDLSIYDAAINTARWGEAVVPDMLTAAIERYDPEQDEGKEPVEGVRYEF
- a CDS encoding DUF7563 family protein; translated protein: MTPLEYEASHSDCRFCGAHVSTDFRRTFGDEQNVAHRCLSCDSRPRVQAGSAAGVSVDYPDPAEQEFRNRGPRVAATDGGVSGGGGR
- a CDS encoding class I SAM-dependent methyltransferase; this encodes MEVPDSVSTALADRDIAGKRCLEAGAGVGNATAGLLDAGAAHVSAITDRADHADGVRERFAGDDCVELIEADLREIPLPDDAVDVITCHALFNVLANDAAAPIAAELTRVAAPGATLVVDDYDPMPPESPVRQLFAVENAAAELANARAALTFYPADGLRRLFGGHGWTHDRTRAILEPVPWTEGHLTAHTAEVRGHAESLPESLGQQLITEAERLAKTTGSSDEGRMYSVAMALPESLAGETPTSLREGFRV
- a CDS encoding DUF7845 domain-containing protein, whose product is MKSTEPAWHEFALQLNYAGSLEAHFGAARIVDQSGGSRVTEFTASGERWTAKLYYQESGICDPGDVLPTGTAWEFDGVREHRIAIQRHGEEDPVGEQKLNAHIRPRWDGMRVEQSDGSRRKLDVPFREGVNVVLSGSNVDAQRYQPLLRGAATALGLNPGHFRDPHDSSTVRDGERYVRVHCDASGPIHARDGPIAQMGHLLENDRSGYRKVVQNDDNDHGENLPGYYHTVTLGPSRVREAFPEHTVPVEIKHYYAREALSRSKDDPLRHPKLGVSYQVSRWDGSVGVTPDELADLERELDRTLRAVLEDAGVTMTPGAGGGPFVEDAYFDADLTELEESEQPPKLNLTRIRNEQESIVIRQLMANGGLSEVEEEALGTLVTDGGKVSPADIAEEHSRHVGSVRRALRRIDDMVEREYGSVSLRSPHVAEMVHDAVQQFREASRSVTEAAGQALLSAERGLSDATSALMTWCAKHGVDVDNRGEAIEAIRLGEIDSDRRRPGDPLRGVRWELREGLKRWLESGRDREAFANATVRWREEDRGRRSLPASAILR
- a CDS encoding molybdopterin molybdotransferase MoeA, translating into MSTDRKQSGFKQRTRVDDALAALRDALDPHGRAEEVPLAEADGRTLAATMAAPASVPSAPEAAMDGYAVRAGDTFGASDRSPEVLREVDEEPTEGTVGPGEAIRVHTGSALPAGADAVVMIEQVEPIADEVEMFDAVAEGENVAAAGEDVEEGQHLYDPGHVLRPSDLGLLKSVGVTEVPVFEKPEVTVIPTGDELVQADPGPGETIETNGLTVARFVERWGGNATELDVVEDDEEALKAAIRSGLDGELVVTSGGSSVGERDLLPEVLEELGEIVVHGVALKPGHPFGFAVCEGTPVLMLPGYPVATIVNAVQFLHPAIKRAMDAPLSPHPTTEARLERKIASEPGVRTFARVRLEERPDEPLPAAVPTRVSGSGVLSSVALADGWVVVDEAAEGIDAGETVAVQNWEARQ
- a CDS encoding RNA-guided pseudouridylation complex pseudouridine synthase subunit Cbf5 translates to MTDPLRDPPGERAVEDLLSFGVVNLDKPAGPSAHQVAAWVRDLAGVDRAAHAGTLDPKVTGCLPTMLGDATRLAPVFLEGGKEYIAVLELHGLPPTDIEATLAEFETEIYQKPPRKSAVARRLRSREIYELDLLELDDRQALLRVRCESGTYIRKLCHDLGLALGTGGHMGDLRRTATGPFDDTDLRTLHDLADGLAWAREDDHEAFLREVVSPAERAMEHLPAITIARSAATSVADGAPVYAPGVVGTDDAAAALDPGDDDLLACYTPDGSAVCLGKLVGDPAAESGEVVSLERVLV